A stretch of Aedes aegypti strain LVP_AGWG chromosome 2, AaegL5.0 Primary Assembly, whole genome shotgun sequence DNA encodes these proteins:
- the LOC5578168 gene encoding protein KIAA0100 isoform X1 produces the protein MIGLFWFLVIIVLIYLAITWLLPQCIGYILKRKFNIKIRFGRISLPFSLRDVNVCKSGFSVQIDEICIRSSFFNSEVTKLLSINIRDIRVNKDINRRQQNQFQSSSSGQSSNQQSNAESDAFLGARGAQRKILDFREKKVHPMIIKFAQFMAVHINNVSVALLNNDHDPGWLLHATAKELHLDGSLVHNTKTMLVSAALCDAQAKILRHCQASKKLEKPRPGDSQPCLGELSFGIALDSVLVAHGPISLEKLQLAMTNTKAVLHGGLYEFIKDAQSQKRRHQMFLRQNSINLDHVPKFDGETTSGSETYLRIAPIIPKNFAINIENTTISAVKENSSNDFAATLQTFTITGKFNSRNASDEFRMPMFYVGTQLQQLEIDTMQEKLLYLEQFSVDAKLEKDLVNIYSKLASFRMIYQHKEIYGWISKNFFSSERLARQMNPKSLKLATGMGGSGSGGRMAGAGAGGMWEEIFKRVVITGCAELWNVTSVFKFGPQEISSICCNHTKLLLDQFAESRSSAYDSRLLNQVLQKRHWSAELLIESLWWSLSGSASHKDFGQSLKKSHIRESPFYVGVSLIKLSSYGDATKLDFTIHTFRTEYSPGLADYLVQAKQCLEQYRSSKLSRRGSINLSSADSQSEASASPSKRPKPGLLINAKVTDITSFFFNKYDTCILANLNELSLAKTPAINVVKLDQFHMEVLDFRNISGSDFSVAELQNMFANFKVIRLEHTEHPKHPKLAIHFLEDTGAMWNANLHMHIVTLFSEIKELKAALKTKEMAQPPLELPREEPPKSPSGDRKSWIIDVYAEGSAEFAIKISDRHSMQIYSENLYVSRKDRWFISFENIFIKIDDQHIFTFKDVDSHQLPEMDVLRSERKHYENFRLASNKVWATSIGVVRIIFPYDHDFYGAIVNEFVSIYKWLKLIHGYKKKPFTQDSPLPSDMFIQIKEFLMEMSDDPFEVKLRDNYVLLLDEYNESVKRKELFDHKIQQLCMERLILPAGTLEELNANLIKKNSEIYIQRSKKLAETGPPRTRLIAWIMTDLEIMAMADPSVHGTENAVRMIRDIDAESPWPEEGIEFVTLWCRAVNVSCTEWKFMLRDYPQPMFHVKAMHLFGHLAGAEMAPPRRAKRDVDIEVGDPFGTHTIQRSMTSIKFYHDFDWELDYLAYAFGPCWEPVMAQCNLMMEKISAPSRDPSPPLPFWDKMRLLMHGRLTIIAKQFTILLHASLDPYNTTEEMELTWNNCGIVYTNAKIMFKGDLNVYVRTASRYDDCRLLHLPNLKLTFKLNWICLANPNDHHAVIPCAPDKLPEYSSNQVHDSFRAFRSQNLNIWVSFEIKQNVSDADIPNLVLYGSTLRWFESLKLILSGVTRPTRRGPVFNNVRPRKKQLSRHYKRANLQMSLHKFQIFYWMSHALNRGFQLNGGRITLSSEHTLTLSPIDDGLIHRPRADWAIMYMNCELNDAEIWLRTTTISDRSDGSSESISNSNGDICRYYFLSVAKVSYGREALLANGNEREKDTPTHKLVVYDLKGAWTKDNRDVAFALFDSFMKSQRLKNNLSTEALKCFRKEGNNTPLKSRNSQDKTSGTHHSDGRGSQGHINSKRQETSDGLVMLQQLISEADHKSVVFSDDLSAQTRQQQLKGLQACQDGGVLHYNWFISLVNSQVLLKGCETSGYVILSAAKAEILQRVHRPVWRDHTIVSKTTWVGSLECMQYYATVSAEDGDTREMAEIMWLTVDNIQEKDRGATVINEFPDLPHLVGSGQSVGGVVSETVGGVSGDVSRDGKSPIQLQRIVSRCKCEFFYVSYGETSIDPGTISEVPAPPVEESLSPWENQDEPVDAFTLMHHDLDVCTNSLQYAMILDIVNNLLLHVEPQRKEASERLARMRFQLQLYSSEDQKRPIQHIQTEIRGLMSKIRCLEKDIHFITKARLEEGDSDELRIEYEEVQKMIREYKEMLSNKSDELDIMLSCYNEAQLSASNRLATIRKDKPLTIVRANEICFKHAQWRLTEADGQIGIADLILSNFLYTKNSKSDDSVDHLLELGYIRINNLIPRDNYKEVLCPTEIQRDMPVDHKRVLRVFCREKPPVGGISVKEHFEINVVPITIAISKKFYNTMLKFCFPDRDASETEGNDELEDGASTSSGSSLSTKASSKKAVSSSSKGKKSSKDSNFYVKIQDDVEKMKERAEKNKLFIYIKIPEVPVRVSYKGNKEKNIEDITDLSLLIPTLEYHNVTWTWLDLLLAMKSDSRKVLLSQAIKQKLKLKKVLVDEQPSPQEEDKAKMLFGNRHARARNKPENKSLRRGVFKFAKP, from the exons cAAATCGATGAAATCTGTATACGCAGCAGTTTCTTCAATTCGGAGGTGACTAAACTGCTGTCGATAAACATTCGAGACATACGCGTCAACAAGGACATCAATCGACGGCAGCAGAACCAATTCCAGTCTTCATCTTCGGGTCAATCATCGAACCAACAGTCAAATGCCGAATCAGACGCGTTTCTTGGTGCCCGTGGCGCCCAACGGAAGATCTTGGACTTCCGTGAGAAAAAAGTTCATCCTATGATCATAAAGTTTGCCCAATTTATGGCCGTTCATATTAATAACGTGTCAGTTGCCCTGCTGAACAACGATCACGATCCTGGATGGCTTCTGCATGCCACCGCTAAGGAGCTTCATCTTGATGGCAGTCTCGTGCATAACACCAAGACAATGCTGGTTTCGGCGGCTCTTTGCGATGCACAGGCTAAAATTCTCCGGCATTGTCAGGCTTCAAAGAAGTTGGAGAAGCCACGGCCGGGTGACTCTCAGCCCTGTCTGGGAGAGCTCAGTTTTGGAATTGCCCTGGACAGTGTCCTGGTTGCTCATGGACCcatttctctggaaaagctgcAATTGGCCATGACCAATACAAAAGCGGTCCTCCATGGGGGACTTTACGAATTCATTAAAGACGCTCAGAGCCAAAAGCGTCGGCACCAGATGTTCCTTCGCCAGAACAGCATAAATTTAGATCATGTTCCCAAGTTCGACGGAGAAACAACTAGCGGTAGCGAGACCTATCTTCGGATTGCGCCCATAATTCCGAAGAACTTTGCAATCAATATCGAGAACACGACCATTTCGGCCGTCAAAGAGAACAGCTCTAATGATTTCGCTGCCACGCTGCAGACGTTCACCATAACCGGCAAGTTCAACAGTAGGAACGCCTCGGATGAATTCCGTATGCCGATGTTCTACGTGGGAACACAGCTACAGCAGCTGGAAATCGATACCATGCAGGAGAAGCTGCTCTACCTGGAGCAGTTCAGTGTGGACGCCAAGCTGGAGAAGGATCTGGTCAACATCTACTCGAAGCTGGCCTCGTTCAGAATGATCTACCAGCACAAGGAGATCTACGGATGGATCAGCAAGAATTTCTTCTCCAGTGAGCGCTTGGCGCGCCAAATGAATCCGAAGAGCCTGAAGTTGGCCACCGGAATGGGCGGAAGCGGTTCTGGCGGAAGGATGGCCGGAGCCGGTGCCGGAGGAATGTGGGAGGAGATTTTCAAACGGGTGGTGATTACGGGATGTGCGGAGCTTTGGAACGTGACTTCGGTGTTCAAGTTCGGACCGCAGGAG ATCTCCTCGATCTGCTGCAACCACACCAAACTGTTGCTGGATCAGTTTGCGGAGAGCCGCAGCAGCGCCTACGACAGTCGTCTGCTGAATCAGGTGTTGCAGAAGCGCCACTGGAGCGCCGAGCTGCTCATCGAATCGTTGTGGTGGTCTCTGAGTGGAAGCGCATCGCACAAGGACTTCGGCCAAAGTCTGAAGAAGAGTCACATCCGGGAAAGCCCTTTTTACGTCGGGGTAAGTTTGATCAAGTTGAGCAGCTATGGCGACGCAACGAAGCTTGATTTCACCATCCACACATTCCGCACGGAGTACAGCCCGGGACTGGCCGACTATCTGGTTCAGGCGAAGCAATGTTTGGAACAGTATCGATCGTCGAAACTCTCGCGGAGGGGATCGATCAATTTATCTTCGGCGGACAGTCAGTCGGAGGCGAGTGCATCTCCGTCCAAGCGTCCGAAGCCGGGTCTGCTGATCAATGCCAAAGTTACGGATATCACTAGTTTCTTCTTCAACAAGTACGATACGTGCATTCTGGCCAATTTGAACGAGCTGTCTTTGGCAAAGACCCCAGCCATCAACGTGGTCAAGTTGGATCAGTTCCATATGGAGGTGCTGGATTTCCGCAATATCAGCGGATCAGACTTTTCGGTTGCCGAATTGCAGAATATGTTTGCCAACTTCAAGGTTATTCGGTTGGAGCACACGGAACATCCCAAGCACCCAAAGCTGGCGATTCATTTCCTAGAAGACACCGGCGCCATGTGGAATGCCAATCTTCACATGCATATCGTGACCCTTTTCAGCGAAATCAAAGAACTAAAGGCAGCCTTGAAGACGAAGGAGATGGCGCAGCCTCCGTTGGAGTTACCGAGAGAGGAACCTCCGAAAAGCCCATCGGGCGACAGAAAATCGTGGATCATCGATGTCTACGCGGAAGGAAGTGCGGAGTTTGCTATTAAGATTAGCGATCGCCATTCGATGCAAATCTACAGCGAGAATTTGTACGTTAGCCGGAAGGATCGGTGGTTCATTtcgttcgaaaatatttttatcaagATCGACGATCAACATATCTTCACGTTCAAGGACGTGGACAGTCATCAACTGCCGGAAATGGACGTGCTGCGGTCGGAGAGGAAGCACTATGAAAACTTCCGGTTGGCGAGCAATAAGGTTTGGGCGACCTCGATCGGTGTGGTGAGGATAATCTTCCCGTACGATCACGACTTCTACGGAGCCATTGTAAACGAGTTTGTCTCGATCTACAAGTGGTTGAAGCTGATACACGGCTACAAAAAGAAGCCGTTTACGCAGGACTCACCGCTGCCTAGTGACATGTTCATACAGAtcaaggaattcttgatggagaTGAGCGACGATCCGTTTGAGGTGAAATTAAGGGATAATTACGTTTTATTACTAGACGAGTATAATGAAAGTGTTAAGCGGAAGGAGCTGTTTGACCATAAAATTCAGCAACTGTGTATGGAGAGATTGATACTGCCGGCGGGAACGTTGGAGGAGTTGAACGCCAATTTGATCAAGAAGAACTCCGAGATCTACATTCAGCGATCGAAGAAATTGGCTGAGACAGGTCCTCCGCGCACGAGACTGATAGCCTGGATCATGACTGATTTGGAGATTATGGCCATGGCTGATCCCTCTGTGCATGGAACGGAGAATGCGGTTCGCATGATTCGGGATATTGATGCCGAAAGTCCATGGCCTGAGGAAGGTATCGAATTCGTCACGCTTTGGTGTCGCGCTGTAAATGTCAGCTGTACGGAGTGGAAATTCATGCTGAGGGATTACCCACAACCGATGTTCCACGTGAAGGCTATGCATCTCTTTGGACACTTGGCCGGAGCAGAGATGGCACCTCCAAGAAGAGCCAAACGAGACGTTGACATAGAAGTTGGCGATCCTTTCGGAACCCATACGATTCAACGGAGCATGACCTCGATCAAGTTCTACCACGACTTCGATTGGGAGCTAGATTACCTAGCGTACGCATTTGGACCCTGCTGGGAACCGGTTATGGCCCAGTGCAATCTGATGATGGAGAAGATCTCCGCTCCGTCCAGAGATCCAAGTCCCCCGCTTCCGTTCTGGGATAAAATGCGGCTTCTTATGCATGGACGTCTCACGATAATCGCTAAGCAGTTCACCATCCTTCTTCACGCATCGCTGGATCCCTACAACACCACCGAGGAAATGGAACTGACTTGGAATAACTGCGGCATCGTCTACACGAACGCCAAGATAATGTTCAAAGGCGATCTCAACGTGTATGTTAGGACTGCCTCCCGGTACGACGATTGTCGActgctgcatctacccaatctGAAACTGACCTTCAAATTGAACTGGATCTGTCTCGCAAATCCAAACGACCACCACGCCGTTATCCCTTGCGCTCCGGACAAACTTCCCGAGTACTCCAGTAATCAAGTGCACGACTCGTTCCGTGCTTTCCGTTCGCAGAACCTCAACATCTGGGTATCGTTCGAAATCAAGCAGAACGTATCCGATGCGGATATTCCGAACTTGGTACTGTATGGCAGCACTCTTCGCTGGTTCGAGAGCCTGAAGCTGATCTTATCGGGTGTGACGAGACCGACCCGTCGAGGACCGGTTTTCAACAACGTTCGTCCGCGAAAGAAGCAGCTCAGTCGGCATTATAAGCGCGCAAATTTGCAGATGAGTTTGCACAAGTTTCAGATTTTCTATTGGATGTCGCACGCGTTGAATCGAGGCTTCCAGCTAAACGGCGGGAGAATTACGCTCAGTTCAGAGCATACGCTAACCTTGTCGCCTATCGACGATGGCCTGATTCACAGACCGAGGGCCGATTGGGCCATCATGTACATGAATTGCGAGCTGAACGATGCGGAAATTTGGCTCAGGACAACGACGATCAGCGATAGATCCGACGGCAGCTCGGAGAGTATCTCCAACTCGAATGGGGACATTTGTAGGTATTACTTTTTGAGTGTGGCTAAGGTGTCCTACGGTCGGGAGGCTCTGTTGGCCAATGGCAATGAACGAGAGAAAGACACCCCCACGCATAAGTTGGTTGTGTACGACCTGAAAGGAGCTTGGACCAAAGATAACCGGGATGTGGCTTTTGCGTTGTTCGACTCGTTTATGAAAAGTCAACGGTTGAAGAACAATTTGTCTACGGAAGCATTAAAGTGCTTCCGGAAGGAGGGGAACAACACTCCGTTAAAGTCTCGCAACAGTCAGGACAAGACGAGCGGCACGCATCATTCGGATGGTCGCGGTAGTCAGGGACATATCAACAGTAAACGTCAGGAGACCTCCGATGGTCTGGTTATGTTGCAGCAGCTGATATCAGAAGCGGATCACAAATCGGTAGTATTTAGTGATGATCTTTCCGCGCAGACGAGGCAGCAGCAGCTGAAGGGACTCCAAGCATGTCAAGATGGTGGTGTGCTGCACTACAATTGGTTCATTTCGTTGGTGAATTCGCAGGTTTTGCTGAAGGGATGCGAGACTTCGGGATATGTGATATTGAGCGCTGCTAAAGCGGAGATCTTACAGAGGGTCCATCGGCCGGTTTGGAGAGATCACACGATCGTATCCAAAACAACGTGGGTTGGATCGTTGGAATGTATGCAATATTATGCAACGGTTAGTGCGGAGGATGGAGATACCCGCGAGATGGCAGAGATTATGTGGCTGACTGTAGATAACATTCAAGAAAAGGACAGAGGTGCAACTGTGATAAACGAGTTTCCGGATTTACCTCATTTGGTAGGAAGTGGACAGAGTGTGGGCGGGGTTGTCTCGGAAACTGTGGGAGGTGTGTCTGGTGATGTTAGTCGCGATGGAAAGTCGCCAATTCAGCTACAACGAATTGTATCTAGGTGTAAGTGTGAGTTTTTCTACGTAAGCTATGGTGAAACAAGCATAGATCCGGGGACTATCAGCGAAGTGCCGGCTCCACCAGTGGAAGAAAGTTTGAGTCCTTGGGAGAACCAGGATGAACCAGTGGATGCTTTTACATTGATGCATCACGATCTGGATGTATGTACGAATTCACTTCAGTACGCCATGATCCTGGACATCGTTAACAATTTGCTTCTCCATGTGGAGCCACAGCGAAAGGAAGCTTCAGAGAGGCTAGCTAGAATGCGCTTTCAGCTGCAGCTGTACAGCAGTGAAGATCAGAAGCGACCCATTCAGCACATCCAAACGGAAATTCGAGGCTTGATGTCGAAAATACGATGCCTGGAGAAGGACATCCATTTCATTACCAAAGCTCGCCTGGAGGAAGGTGACAGTGATGAGCTGCGGATAGAGTACGAAGAAGTTCAGAAGATGATTCGCGAATACAAAGAAATGCTGTCAAATAAAAGCGACGAGCTGGATATCATGCTGTCGTGCTACAATGAGGCACAACTATCGGCCTCGAATCGACTGGCCACTATTCGCAAAGATAAACCACTGACCATCGTCCGTGCCAATGAAATCTGCTTCAAACATGCCCAGTGGAGGCTTACCGAAGCTGATGGTCAGATTGGCATCGCCGATTTGATCCTTAGCAACTTCCTTTACACCAAAAACTCCAAAAGTGACGACTCCGTTGATCATCTTCTGGAGCTGGGTTACATCAGAATCAACAACCTGATTCCCCGAGACAACTACAAAGAGGTGCTGTGTCCTACAGAGATCCAACGTGACATGCCAGTGGATCACAAACGAGTGCTGCGAGTATTTTGCCGAGAGAAACCTCCCGTCGGTGGAATATCCGTGAAAGAGCACTTTGAAATCAACGTAGTTCCTATAACGATCGCCATTTCCAAAAAGTTCTACAACACTATGTTGAAGTTCTGCTTCCCTGATCGGGACGCTTCGGAAACGGAGGGTAACGATGAGTTGGAAGATGGAGCGAGCACAAGCTCGGGCTCTTCGCTATCGACTAAGGCAAGCTCCAAGAAGGCGGTCAGTAGCAGTTCCAAGGGTAAGAAAAGTTCCAAAGATAGCAATTTCTACGTGAAGATCCAGGATGACGTGGAGAAGATGAAGGAGCGGGCTGAGAAGAACAAGCTTTTCATCTATATCAAAATACCGGAGGTGCCTGTTAGGGTTAGCTACAAGGGTAACAAGGAGAAGAACATCGAGGACATTACGGACCTGTCGCTGCTGATTCCGACGCTGGAGTACCACAATGTGACGTGGACCTGGTTGGATCTGCTGCTGGCGATGAAGTCCGACAGCCGGAAGGTGCTGCTGTCGCAG GCGATCAAGCAGAAACTGAAGCTAAAGAAGGTGCTAGTGGATGAACAACCGTCTCCACAGGAAGAGGACAAGGCGAAAATGTTGTTTGGCAATCGTCATGCG AGAGCTCGGAATAAG